A window of Candidatus Methylomirabilota bacterium contains these coding sequences:
- the gcvT gene encoding glycine cleavage system protein T → MNPVERPLKRTPLFEVHHRLGAKMVAFGGWEMPVQYAGILEEHRAVRERAGLFDVSHMGEIEISGSAALEAVQRLTSNDASRLSVGEIQYSALTTPQGTFVDDMTVYKFADDRYWLTVNAANIEKDLAWIRKQITSAAVRDASDDLALLAIQGPRAQEILEKLTPVELARLPYYRFVEGKIAGIDCCISRTGYTGEDGFEMYIPPQHAATLWNRLLEVGAPAGLQPCGLGARDTLRLEAKMALYGQDIDDRHTVLEADLGWIVKLDKGEFIGREALARQKAEGISRKLVGFEMVGRGIARPHYAIVKDGRSIGEVTSGGPAPSLGKNIGLGYVAVPHAAIGTEFDIVIRGQPVTARVVRTPFYKRQWRS, encoded by the coding sequence ATGAACCCGGTTGAGAGACCCTTGAAACGCACCCCGCTGTTTGAGGTCCATCACCGACTCGGCGCCAAGATGGTGGCCTTTGGCGGCTGGGAGATGCCGGTGCAGTATGCCGGGATCCTGGAGGAGCACCGGGCGGTGAGGGAGCGCGCGGGCCTCTTCGATGTCTCACATATGGGGGAGATCGAGATCTCCGGTTCCGCCGCCCTGGAGGCGGTTCAGCGCCTGACGTCAAATGATGCGTCCCGTCTGTCCGTCGGGGAGATCCAATACTCCGCCCTCACCACCCCCCAGGGGACATTTGTGGACGACATGACCGTCTATAAGTTTGCCGATGATCGCTACTGGTTGACGGTTAACGCCGCCAATATCGAGAAGGACCTCGCCTGGATTCGCAAGCAGATCACATCCGCTGCGGTCAGGGATGCCAGCGATGACCTCGCGCTGTTGGCCATCCAGGGACCGCGGGCGCAGGAGATCCTGGAGAAGCTGACGCCTGTCGAGTTGGCAAGGCTCCCGTACTACCGCTTCGTTGAGGGGAAGATTGCGGGCATCGACTGCTGTATCTCCCGGACAGGGTATACCGGGGAGGACGGCTTTGAGATGTATATTCCCCCACAACACGCGGCGACCCTCTGGAATAGGCTTCTGGAGGTCGGGGCGCCGGCTGGCCTTCAACCGTGCGGACTTGGCGCCCGCGATACCTTGCGCCTCGAGGCCAAGATGGCCCTGTACGGTCAGGATATTGATGACCGGCACACGGTCCTGGAGGCGGATCTCGGCTGGATCGTGAAGCTGGACAAGGGGGAGTTTATCGGCCGTGAGGCGCTGGCGCGACAGAAGGCAGAGGGGATCAGCCGAAAACTGGTTGGGTTCGAGATGGTCGGTCGGGGGATTGCCAGACCCCACTATGCGATTGTCAAGGATGGCAGGTCGATCGGCGAGGTGACCAGCGGCGGCCCCGCACCCTCACTCGGGAAGAACATCGGACTGGGATACGTGGCGGTGCCGCACGCAGCTATCGGAACCGAGTTTGACATCGTGATTCGCGGCCAGCCTGTGACCGCAAGGGTTGTTCGGACCCCGTTCTATAAGCGGCAATGGCGTTCATAG
- the gcvH gene encoding glycine cleavage system protein H: MIPEGLYYTKAHEWIKVEGDRGRIGITHFAQSQLGDIVFAELPPVGRVLRQMEAFGVVESVKAVSDLYCPLTGEVIEVNGTLESHPEQINTDPYGEGWMIVARIADPNELGSLMSAEAYKTYLAAEDH; encoded by the coding sequence ATGATCCCAGAGGGGCTGTATTATACGAAGGCGCATGAATGGATCAAGGTCGAGGGGGATCGTGGACGGATCGGGATTACCCACTTTGCTCAGAGTCAGCTCGGCGACATCGTGTTTGCCGAGTTGCCGCCGGTGGGGCGGGTCCTGCGCCAGATGGAGGCGTTCGGCGTCGTCGAGTCGGTCAAGGCGGTCTCCGATCTGTACTGCCCGTTGACCGGTGAGGTGATCGAGGTCAACGGCACGCTTGAGTCGCATCCTGAACAGATCAACACCGACCCGTACGGCGAGGGGTGGATGATTGTGGCCAGGATCGCCGATCCGAACGAACTGGGCAGTCTGATGAGCGCTGAGGCGTATAAGACCTATCTGGCGGCGGAGGATCATTGA